In Candidatus Defluviibacterium haderslevense, the following are encoded in one genomic region:
- a CDS encoding helix-turn-helix transcriptional regulator, whose amino-acid sequence MYRKKSPLTQSDMSFLIGLKEVSNISRYEKGQRQPTIEFLLNYHHIFELSIESFYEPQSELIKGHLTERIQMLILEIKKSNNTLKNNPRINFLEQIIIRLTNYINQ is encoded by the coding sequence ATGTATCGTAAAAAGTCGCCATTAACTCAGAGCGATATGAGTTTTCTAATTGGCCTAAAAGAAGTTTCAAACATCTCTAGATATGAAAAAGGCCAAAGACAACCAACCATAGAATTCCTACTTAATTACCACCACATATTTGAATTATCGATAGAATCATTCTATGAACCACAATCAGAATTGATTAAAGGACATCTCACTGAAAGGATACAAATGTTGATATTAGAGATAAAAAAAAGCAATAACACATTAAAGAATAACCCTAGAATTAATTTTCTTGAACAAATTATTATTAGACTAACTAATTATATAAATCAATGA